One part of the Marinobacterium rhizophilum genome encodes these proteins:
- a CDS encoding GntR family transcriptional regulator, which produces MEQQLFTNRLQDLKSQSLSRAVEEQLEQMILSGELLPGERINESYLSNTLKISRAPIREACRQLAQYGMVENRVGKGSYVRQVNLEEALELYELRGVLDALAAEKASQNASSEGIAGLGLLVEQMRSFAARHESTEYFATNLKFHHQIVQLAGSAALIDLYEVVFKKLSLFRQKTLSQPDRLQRSLSQHEGIFAAIQNRDAQLGSQLARSHVEEAKGVLLATKV; this is translated from the coding sequence ATGGAACAGCAACTCTTCACCAACAGGTTGCAAGACCTCAAGAGCCAATCCTTGAGCAGGGCCGTGGAAGAGCAGCTGGAACAAATGATTCTCAGCGGTGAGCTTCTGCCCGGCGAGCGTATTAACGAGAGCTATCTGTCAAATACCCTCAAGATCAGTCGCGCACCGATACGGGAGGCCTGCCGGCAGCTCGCCCAGTACGGCATGGTGGAAAACCGGGTTGGCAAGGGCTCCTATGTACGCCAGGTCAACCTTGAAGAAGCACTTGAGCTCTATGAGCTTCGCGGGGTCCTTGACGCATTGGCGGCAGAGAAAGCGAGCCAGAATGCGAGCAGTGAAGGCATTGCAGGGCTGGGGTTACTGGTCGAGCAAATGCGCAGCTTTGCTGCCCGTCACGAATCGACCGAATACTTTGCCACCAACCTGAAATTTCACCACCAGATTGTGCAACTGGCAGGCAGCGCGGCGCTGATCGACCTCTATGAGGTGGTGTTCAAAAAGCTTTCCCTGTTTCGCCAAAAAACGCTTTCCCAGCCGGACCGGCTGCAGCGCTCACTGTCGCAGCACGAAGGAATATTCGCTGCAATCCAGAACCGAGATGCGCAACTTGGGAGCCAACTGGCACGCAGCCATGTCGAAGAGGCCAAAGGGGTCCTGCTGGCAACAAAGGTCTAA
- a CDS encoding TIGR03571 family LLM class oxidoreductase produces the protein MSISKLACAGLSIGVELPLDNDWSADGVRRRDRDDRPFGVPDMSAHLKLIQQADRLGFRAAWVRDVPLYDPAFGDAAQVFEAFTYLGYLAGQTDNILLGTAAVVLPLRQPWLVRKAAATVQALSGDRLLLGVASGDRPSEYPLFGVDYQSRGQLFRDSIAVLKGQQDTQLGEGQAILPAGVTPPLLVAGLAQQSPAWVGEQLDGWLAYPGTPADHERRVGLWREVAGDKPYVSFIHLDLQEDPQAPVRRHRFGLSTGVQGLIEELNQMQAAGVDHIGLHFRRNERPLAETLDEIAAQVLPLFHSQ, from the coding sequence ATGAGTATTAGCAAACTAGCCTGTGCAGGGCTCTCCATCGGCGTGGAACTGCCGTTGGATAATGACTGGTCGGCGGACGGTGTGCGGCGTCGTGACCGCGATGACCGCCCCTTCGGTGTACCCGACATGAGTGCCCATCTCAAGTTGATACAGCAGGCGGATCGGCTCGGTTTCCGGGCGGCCTGGGTGCGGGATGTGCCATTGTATGACCCGGCATTCGGTGATGCCGCCCAGGTGTTTGAAGCCTTTACCTACCTGGGCTACCTGGCCGGACAGACCGACAATATCCTGCTGGGGACAGCGGCGGTTGTGCTGCCCCTGCGCCAGCCCTGGCTGGTGCGCAAGGCTGCGGCCACGGTGCAGGCTCTGAGCGGCGACCGACTGCTGCTGGGTGTCGCCAGTGGGGACCGGCCGAGCGAATACCCGCTGTTCGGGGTTGACTATCAATCCCGTGGCCAGCTTTTTCGCGACAGTATCGCGGTACTCAAGGGCCAGCAGGACACTCAGCTAGGCGAGGGACAGGCCATTCTGCCCGCTGGCGTGACACCGCCGTTGCTGGTGGCCGGTTTGGCGCAGCAGTCACCCGCCTGGGTTGGCGAGCAGCTCGACGGCTGGCTGGCCTATCCCGGTACGCCGGCGGACCATGAGCGCCGGGTCGGGCTCTGGCGAGAGGTTGCAGGGGACAAGCCGTATGTCAGCTTTATCCATCTGGATCTGCAGGAGGACCCACAGGCGCCTGTCCGGCGTCACCGTTTCGGGCTCAGTACCGGTGTGCAGGGCCTGATCGAGGAGCTGAATCAGATGCAAGCCGCCGGTGTGGATCATATTGGTTTGCATTTTCGGCGCAACGAGCGACCGCTGGCCGAAACCCTGGATGAAATTGCCGCCCAGGTGCTGCCCCTGTTCCATTCCCAGTAA
- a CDS encoding MmgE/PrpD family protein, producing MSIQQNPFADVPENSHITEDAASFIEQVTFDQIPAEALRIGTRCLLDGLGLYVAGSDHETARIQAELAAETGGTPEALLLGRGDLHVPAPLAARVLGTAGHAHDWDDSQVSKDPDHVYGLLTHPTIPPLTATLTVAQKLEKVSGRDFMLAFLTGFEVEAKISEWMFSQHYKSGFHSSGTVGTFGAFASAAKLMGLEGDQLRHGLGLAASFAAGIRCNFGTMTKPLHVGRAAENGVTAALMAAKGFSADKAALDGPWGFFAVQGGGVTHQKLGTETFGQPWSIVEPGVSIKPYPCGVLTHPTIDLMVKLVKENNIAAEAIERVIVRAGSNILNPIRYPIASNHLEAKFSLPAVLAMVAINGKAGKVEFEDDFVQSDAMQKMQRQIETRFDPEIEAMGFDKMRSNIEILLKDGTSVRDSADERYRGGPENPLTDSEVEAKVRGCCEGTLDEHATRALIRDAWNVLQLDNAAGLAQLIQPDRA from the coding sequence ATGTCAATCCAACAAAACCCTTTTGCGGATGTACCCGAGAACAGCCATATCACCGAAGATGCGGCTTCTTTTATCGAGCAGGTAACCTTTGACCAGATTCCGGCAGAAGCCTTGCGTATAGGCACACGCTGCCTGCTCGACGGACTTGGCCTCTACGTTGCCGGCAGCGATCACGAAACGGCAAGGATCCAGGCAGAATTGGCCGCCGAGACCGGGGGAACCCCGGAAGCCTTGCTGCTCGGAAGGGGAGACCTGCATGTACCGGCCCCCCTCGCCGCGCGGGTATTGGGTACAGCCGGTCACGCCCATGATTGGGATGACTCTCAGGTCAGCAAGGATCCCGACCACGTATACGGTCTGCTAACCCACCCCACCATCCCGCCACTGACGGCGACCCTGACGGTTGCTCAGAAGCTCGAAAAAGTCTCCGGGCGTGACTTTATGTTGGCTTTCCTGACCGGCTTCGAAGTGGAAGCCAAAATTTCCGAATGGATGTTTTCCCAGCACTACAAGAGCGGCTTTCACTCCAGCGGTACCGTTGGCACCTTCGGCGCCTTTGCTTCGGCCGCCAAGTTGATGGGGCTTGAAGGTGATCAGCTGCGACACGGTCTTGGCCTTGCCGCCTCTTTCGCCGCGGGCATCCGCTGCAACTTCGGTACCATGACCAAGCCGCTGCATGTCGGTCGTGCCGCTGAAAACGGTGTGACCGCGGCATTGATGGCCGCCAAGGGTTTTAGTGCAGACAAGGCGGCGCTGGACGGTCCCTGGGGTTTCTTTGCCGTGCAGGGCGGTGGCGTAACGCATCAGAAACTTGGCACAGAGACATTCGGCCAGCCCTGGTCTATCGTCGAACCCGGCGTCAGCATCAAGCCGTACCCCTGCGGCGTACTGACCCACCCGACCATCGATCTGATGGTCAAGCTGGTCAAAGAGAACAATATCGCCGCCGAAGCGATCGAACGAGTAATCGTTCGTGCAGGTTCCAACATTCTCAACCCTATCCGTTATCCCATCGCCAGCAACCACCTTGAAGCCAAGTTCTCCCTGCCTGCGGTTCTGGCGATGGTGGCGATCAATGGCAAGGCGGGCAAGGTAGAGTTCGAAGATGACTTTGTTCAGAGCGATGCCATGCAGAAAATGCAGCGGCAGATCGAGACCCGCTTCGATCCTGAAATAGAAGCAATGGGTTTTGACAAGATGCGCTCTAACATCGAAATCCTGCTGAAGGATGGCACCAGCGTGCGGGATAGCGCCGACGAGCGCTATCGCGGGGGCCCCGAGAATCCACTGACGGATAGCGAGGTCGAGGCCAAGGTACGTGGCTGCTGTGAAGGCACTCTGGACGAGCATGCGACCCGCGCCCTGATCAGGGACGCCTGGAACGTATTGCAGCTGGACAACGCTGCCGGGCTTGCCCAGCTGATCCAGCCCGACCGCGCCTAA
- a CDS encoding sulfite exporter TauE/SafE family protein, which translates to METLSSFFLAQVDASTLITLMLTSVFTSLVSALVGFGGGVLLLTVMATLISPADLIAVHGLVQMGSNASRICAYRRDLSLSFTRIFLIGGLAGAMAAALVVSQLPPSLLLTSVAIFVLISAWLPTGIPIRETPRQIFCTGAGLTFLSLFVGATGPMMASVLRGLNYAKATFVGTMAVCLLGQNLLKTAVFGSLGFNPLQWMPVVLAMILAGITGTWIGSRLLGRLNEARFGLVLKWTMTLIALKLLWQSLMP; encoded by the coding sequence ATGGAAACCTTATCGTCGTTTTTTCTGGCGCAGGTCGATGCATCCACTCTGATAACCCTGATGCTCACCAGCGTCTTCACCTCTTTGGTATCTGCGCTGGTCGGTTTCGGTGGCGGTGTACTGCTGCTGACTGTGATGGCGACCCTCATCAGCCCAGCCGACCTGATCGCCGTCCACGGCCTGGTACAGATGGGCTCCAACGCCAGCCGGATCTGTGCCTACCGCCGCGATCTGTCGCTCTCGTTTACCCGAATATTCCTGATCGGTGGGCTCGCGGGCGCGATGGCGGCGGCACTGGTGGTCAGCCAACTACCGCCCAGCTTGCTGCTGACATCCGTCGCTATCTTTGTGCTGATTTCAGCATGGTTGCCGACAGGTATTCCCATCAGGGAAACGCCCAGGCAAATATTCTGTACCGGGGCCGGTCTGACCTTCCTGTCGCTGTTTGTAGGGGCAACCGGGCCCATGATGGCGTCAGTGCTACGCGGACTGAATTACGCCAAGGCGACCTTCGTGGGAACGATGGCGGTCTGCCTGCTGGGTCAGAACCTGCTGAAGACCGCGGTCTTTGGCTCACTCGGATTCAATCCGCTGCAGTGGATGCCGGTCGTGCTGGCGATGATCCTGGCAGGAATAACAGGGACCTGGATCGGATCCCGGTTGCTGGGGAGGCTGAATGAAGCACGCTTCGGGCTGGTCTTGAAGTGGACCATGACCCTGATCGCGCTGAAATTGCTATGGCAGTCGCTCATGCCGTGA
- a CDS encoding MFS transporter: MPLALLALTLSAFAIGTTEFVIVGLVPTIAQDMGVSLPSAGLLVSLYALGVAIGAPVLTALTGRWNRKAVLLTIMSLFVIGNLLAWMAPNYGSLITARILTGLAHGVFFSIGSTIATSLVPKEKEASAIAIMFTGLTVALVTGVPLGTWIGQNFGWNATFLVVSALGLVALIGSALLVPSNLKKAVPATLSQQLSVLTQPRLLLVYAMTAVGYGGTFVAFTYLVPILEQVSGFESSFISLIMLVYGVSVAVGNIWGGRLADRLGPIKALYIMFTALALVLLAFTFTAGNPVTAVLTVLIWGAFAFGNVPGLQVYVVQLAERYTPQAVDVASGLNIAAFNVGIALGSLMGGAIIDGMSLMDTPWIGALIVVLALLLTRLSGALDKRHQLQTV, translated from the coding sequence ATGCCCCTTGCTCTGCTTGCGCTTACGCTAAGCGCATTTGCAATTGGCACCACCGAGTTTGTCATCGTCGGACTGGTGCCCACCATCGCCCAAGACATGGGCGTCTCGCTGCCCTCCGCTGGCCTGCTGGTCAGCCTCTATGCGCTCGGGGTCGCTATTGGCGCACCTGTGCTGACGGCACTGACCGGCCGCTGGAACCGCAAGGCGGTGCTGCTGACCATCATGTCGCTGTTCGTGATCGGCAACCTGCTGGCCTGGATGGCACCCAACTACGGCTCGTTGATTACGGCACGGATACTCACCGGCCTGGCCCACGGGGTCTTTTTCTCCATTGGCTCGACCATTGCGACCAGTCTCGTGCCCAAAGAGAAGGAAGCCAGTGCCATCGCCATCATGTTTACCGGCCTGACCGTGGCGCTGGTGACCGGCGTACCGCTGGGGACCTGGATCGGTCAGAACTTTGGCTGGAACGCCACCTTCCTGGTCGTCTCGGCGCTTGGGCTGGTCGCCCTGATCGGCAGTGCGCTGCTGGTGCCGTCCAACCTCAAGAAGGCGGTACCTGCCACCCTCTCGCAGCAGCTCAGTGTGCTGACCCAGCCGCGCCTGCTCCTGGTCTATGCAATGACAGCCGTAGGCTACGGTGGAACCTTTGTCGCCTTTACCTACCTGGTGCCTATCCTGGAGCAGGTTTCCGGCTTTGAATCCAGTTTTATCAGTCTGATCATGCTGGTGTACGGCGTATCCGTGGCGGTGGGTAACATCTGGGGCGGTCGTCTTGCCGACCGGCTGGGGCCGATAAAAGCACTCTACATCATGTTTACCGCACTGGCGCTGGTGCTGCTGGCCTTTACCTTCACGGCCGGCAACCCGGTGACCGCGGTGCTGACGGTCTTGATCTGGGGCGCCTTTGCCTTTGGTAACGTGCCTGGCCTTCAGGTGTACGTCGTGCAGCTGGCCGAAAGGTACACACCACAGGCCGTGGATGTGGCATCCGGCCTCAATATCGCCGCCTTCAATGTCGGCATTGCACTCGGCTCGCTGATGGGCGGCGCCATCATCGATGGCATGTCGCTGATGGATACCCCCTGGATCGGTGCGCTGATCGTGGTACTGGCGCTGCTGCTGACCCGGCTGTCCGGCGCCCTCGACAAGCGCCACCAATTACAGACTGTTTGA